In Raphanus sativus cultivar WK10039 chromosome 5, ASM80110v3, whole genome shotgun sequence, the following proteins share a genomic window:
- the LOC108837333 gene encoding putative FBD-associated F-box protein At5g56700, translating to MGMISDLPDQMLLEILSWLPTREVVATMLLSRQWEFLWKQVPTLDHAFSQNDGKDSSDFVNTFLRLNESPVFRSFKLSVSPYCDARNVRTWIDFAVSRRVRHLEIDLTAARKPMITTLPKRLYTCGTLTCLNLKALVLDEIPEEYPIRLASLHYLYLSVSSQVSGHMFMCKLNAGAPLLKRSVVRGDDVYNKQFLDYIARKNSLKSFTLCSSEWDPVTIGPYFKKLEHFCMCTCSPWWWDLLIAFLKYSPKLRSLQLTKSCNLRRCFLWAEPITTSGPQCLSSTLQTLEWRDYTDTQFDKDVISFLLKNATCLTKVKIVPVTTTGHIEKLRIQAYLSNLSRGSTACQLIFP from the exons ATGGGTATGATTAGTGACTTACCTGACCAGATGCTCCTTGAGATTCTCTCATGGCTTCCAACAAGAGAAGTGGTGGCGACAATGCTTTTGTCCAGACAATGGGAGTTTCTTTGGAAGCAAGTGCCAACACTTGATCACGCTTTTAGCCAAAACGATGGCAAAGACTCTTCAGATTTTGTCAACACATTTTTGCGGTTAAACGAGAGTCCGGTTTTTAGAAGTTTCAAGTTATCGGTCAGTCCATACTGCGACGCGAGAAATGTTAGAACCTGGATTGATTTCGCAGTTTCCCGGAGGGTGCGTCACCTTGAAATCGACCTTACAGCCGCCCGGAAGCCTATGATCACGACTCTTCCAAAGCGTCTGTACACTTGTGGGACACTAACTTGTTTGAATCTAAAGGCCCTTGTACTCGACGAAATACCTGAAGAATATCCAATTCGTCTCGCATCGCTCCATTACTTGTACCTCTCCGTCTCAAGTCAAGTGTCGGGGCACATGTTTATGTGTAAGCTTAACGCTGGTGCGCCTCTTCTAAAAAGGTCAGTGGTACGCGGTGACGATGTCTACAATAAGCAGTTTCTTGATTATATAGCACGTAAAAACTCACTGAAGAGCTTTACATTGTGCTCATCAGAG TGGGATCCAGTCACCATTGGCCCTTACTTTAAGAAGCTTGAGCATTTTTGTATGTGCACATGTTCCCCCTGGTGGTGGGATTTGCTTATCGCGTTTCTTAAGTATTCGCCTAAACTACGCTCTCTCCAGCTAACCAAG TCTTGCAACTTGAGACGTTGTTTTCTTTGGGCGGAGCCAATTACTACTAGTGGTCCCCAGTGCTTGTCATCGACGCTTCAAACCTTGGAATGGAGAGATTATACAGATACTCAATTCGACAAAGATGTTATCTCTTTTCTCCTCAAGAACGCTACGTGTTTAACAAAGGTCAAGATTGTCCCCGTAACCACCACTGGTCATATTGAGAAGCTTCGAATCCAAGCCTACCTCTCAAACTTGTCTAGAGGTTCAACTGCGTGTCAGCTTATCTTCCCCTAA